One segment of Penaeus vannamei isolate JL-2024 chromosome 3, ASM4276789v1, whole genome shotgun sequence DNA contains the following:
- the LOC113802250 gene encoding uncharacterized protein: MASLSPRSGGPHPGPAFDPGPHLGLPFRCRHAGLCQVRRQGYGAQDEVMTTQSPEVLEAGDVGRGDTCRHHRRPKPPSHTRHRRPPTRIAYSQNELSGSVTRQRSSQGRVNEAFFTCGSGGRRFREAPTRRGSLPRLLPPPHLGAPRWTSEEL; this comes from the exons ATGGCTTCCTTATCTCCACGCTCCGGCGGGCCACACCCAGGACCTGCCTTTGACCCCGGGCCGCACTTGGGACTTCCATTTCGCTGTCGTCACGCTGGTTTATGTCAGGTCCGACGGCAAGGCTATGGCGCACAAGATGAAGTGATGACAA CACAAAGTCCTGAAGTCCTCGAAGCGGGAGACGTTGGCCGAGGCGACACTTGCAGGCACCACCGCCGCCCAAAACCACCAAGCCACACCCGCCACCGCCGCCCACCAACCAGA ATTGCTTACAGTCAAAATGAATTATCTGGATCAGTAACGAGACAACGATCGAGCCAAGGACGAGTTAATGAAGCATTCTTCACATGTGG GAGCGGCGGCCGACGGTTCCGGGAGGCGCCCACACGCCGCGGCAGCCTCCCgcgcctcctccctccgcctcaccTTGGAGCGCCGCGCTGGACATCGGAAGAGCTGTAG